In a single window of the Scyliorhinus canicula chromosome 1, sScyCan1.1, whole genome shotgun sequence genome:
- the LOC119964840 gene encoding CD276 antigen-like, translated as MKSNPSIMRILLAVLFTSGFSSTVAEFRVHTSKTPVTAIYGQYTVLRCSFTVQDASSLEGLVINWQRVETEEVIYSYYYGKEQLSHQSSRYSGRTSLFLEELKHGNASMKLERGRAEDAGQYKCFVSNIKGSGQDTLSLIFAAFYKEPDFFIQLRPSGTVFKFETQGYPKASVSWYNEENEDISPLSETLYQQNGDGLYSLQSILEIGDANRSSNYTFRLRNDVLHQSVSRTFGLLKETKTSEAHARNRWLLAVTLLIAEFLIILSLVRVVYKQRQLKIEDKQHMASLDGTLQKICGIRDSHILQP; from the exons ATGAAAAGTAACCCAAGTATTATGAGAATTCTGCTTGCAGTTTTGTTCACAAGTGGATTCAGTTCAACTGTTG CTGAATTTAGGGTCCATACGTCAAAGACACCAGTGACAGCTATCTACGGCCAGTACACGGTGCTGAGGTGTAGCTTTACAGTTCAGGACGCATCATCACTTGAAGGACTGGTCATCAATTGGCAGCGCGTTGAGACAGAGGAAGTTATTTATAGTTATTATTATGGAAAAGAGCAACTGAGTCACCAAAGCTCTCGGTATTCTGGGAGGACAAGCTTGTTCCTGGAGGAATTAAAACACGGGAATGCCTCAATGAAGCTGGAACGAGGGAGAGCAGAGGATGCTGGACAATACAAATGCTTTGTCAGTAATATAAAAGGAAGTGGCCAGGACACACTGTCACTAATATTTGCTG CATTTTACAAGGAACCTGACTTTTTTATTCAACTaagaccctctgggacagtgttcaAATTTGAAACCCAAGGTTATCCTAAGGCTTCTGTTTCCTGGTACAATGAAGAAAATGAGGATATTTCTCCATTGTCTGAGACTTTATACCAACAAAATGGAGATGGCCTCTACTCTCTGCAGAGCATTCTGGAAATTGGTGATGCCAATAGAAGCTCTAACTACACATTTAGATTAAGGAATGATGTGCTACACCAATCAGTTTCTCGCACATTTGGTCTTTTGAAAG AAACGAAAACCTCTGAAGCTCATGCAAGAAATCGATGGTTACTTGCAGTCACTCTCCTTATCGCTGAATTTCTAATCATTTTATCTCTGGTCAGAGTTGTGTACAAGCAACGTCAACTGAAAATCGAAGATAAGCAGCATATGGCAAGCCTTGATGGAACACTCCAGAAAATCTGTGGAATTAGAGATAGCCATATCCTACAGCCTTGA